In Edaphobacter aggregans, the sequence ATTCCCTGGTCAAGGAAGTGCATGCGCACTTTGTACGGGTGAGCCCTGTATCTGTAGTAGCCACTCCCTACACGCATGTGATGATGAAGCGAGTTTGGCATGGTTACTGCGACACATAGCCCCAAGATCCCATGGGCCAGTCCGAGCGTGTAGATGTTCCGGTAACGCAGAAACAGCAGACAGGATACGATTCCCCAGATTAACGTGATGGGCGTGAGCACAGGGTTGGGAAGGTGGGCCAGCGCGAACATGATTGCGGCGGTGGCAATTGGTAGTGTCTTCCCCGGCAGGAGTCGCATCAAGCGCAAGAGGAAGTAGCTCTGCAGAATAAACTGCTGCATCACCGCCCATACCAGGTATCCCCCCATATGCACCATGAGCGGCGTGGGGCCGTGCAATCGATGCAACGTGTGCATCCGAGAAGCGATGAATACTGCTATGCCCGTGCCCGCCAGCGCGACTGCGACAACCCAGAGCGACTGAAGCAGGCCTGTTGCCCCAAGTCCCAGTGTCTTCCAACCCTCCCGTCGCGCCCATGAAGTTGCGAGAATCCAGGCGAAGGCAAGCCAGTAGAGAACGCGCTGCGTGGGATTCGGCGTCCAGATTGTGGACAAGATCAGGGCGTAAGCCACCCCCAACTCCACCAGATCGCGCCGGATGATGCGCGTCTGGGATGCTCCGAAGACCGTCGCTGATGCTGACTCTGGCATCGCCAGAAGACTCCGCGTTGGAGCATTCTACCGCTCGATGGATAGACGGCAGGGAAGGATTTTCGCCGGACCAAACGGTTGAAAGCCTAGCTGTATTTGAGCCAGCGGAGGATCTCGGGCAGATTCGGCTTTTTGCCGTACATGAGGATGCCTACGCGGTAGATGCGGCTGGCTACCCAGAGAATGGCGTAGATAGTCACCATCATCAATGCGATGGAGAGGGCGATCTCCCATGCGGGCGGTGTGGCAAGCGAGATACGCAGGTACATGATCAGCGGCGTGCAGAACGGAATGAACGAGATGACACGCGCGACGAGACCATTGGGGTTCGTAATGACCGGGGCAAGCGCGAACATACAGCCTGCAAGCGGCATGACGAGGATCATGTTGAGTTGCTGGAGTTCCTGTTCGGAGTTGACCATGGCGCCAAGAGCGGCGGCAATGGAGGAGTAAAGCAGGTATCCGAGCAGAAAGTAGACGACAAAGAAGATGATCTGCATGGGATTGAGCGAGACGTGCACCTTGCCCCCGGCGAGCGCTCCGACGATGGAGCTGCTTGTGAGAATGACGGCGGTGAGCAACCAGACAGCGACCTGGGTGAGGCCCACAGAGCCTACGCCGATGACCTTACCGGCCATCATCTCCTCGGGCTTGATAGTGGCGAGCAATACCTCGAAGACGCGCGAGGTCTTCTCCTCGATGATGGAGCGCGCGACGTTCATGCCATAGAGCAGGATGACCATGTACATGAGGAAAAACAGAACGTAGATGGCGACGAAACTGGAGACGGTATCGGCATTCTTACCGGCCTGGGTTGTGTCGACCTGAACGGGCTGCATGAGTGACTCGACGTCGGAGGCGACCATACCTTGGTGAGCGAGGCGCTCGCGCATAAGCACGGTACGGAGGGCTGAGCTGACGACGCCCTTCGTACTGATATCGGCAGCGGAACGAGGTGTGAAGGAGAAGTTTGGTCGCTCACCAGGATTGGCCGCGGGAGTGATCCAGAGGTAGCCGTCGATCTGCTTGTCGGCGAGCATGGCGTCGAGGGTCTTGCGGGTATCGTCATTGCCGGGTGAGATGACATCGACGGTCATCCGGCTGTCTTTGCCGCTCTGTAGCTCAGCTTGCAGGTCGGTCGCGAGCTGCTGGTCCTGCGAGACGATGGTGATATGCGAGGTGGATTTTGCCTTGCTACCCGAGATGATCGAGCCGACGATGCCACCACCCATCAGGACAGGGATGAGGATCGTCGAGATGAGAAAGGCCTTGGTGCGGACGCGCTCGAGATATTCGCGCTTTGCGATGAGCCAGACGTTATGCATCGACTTTGCCTCCTACGGTCTCGATGAAGATCTCTTCCAGTGTTGGCTCCATGACTTCGAAGCGAGTGATGCGGGCTTTGGTGACGGCCTCGGCTAGCAGGCTTTGGGCGTCCGCTCCGTCGTGCAGTTTGATCTCGGCCATGCCGTTATAGTTCTTTGCGGACTCGATGGCGGGATGATTGAGAAAGGAAGCGTCGCCGGAGAAGACCATCTGCACGCGATTCGCGGGGTAGCGGGACTTGATCTCGCGCATGCCGCCGGAGAGGACGAGGCGTCCGTTGTGGATGAGACAGATGGCGTCGCAGAGCTTCTCAACCTGATCCATGCGGTGGGTGGAGAAGAGAACGCTGCGGCCCTGTTTGCGGAGGTCGACGAGTGTGTCCATGAGGAGTGTGGCGTTGACGGGATCGAGGCCGCTGAAGGGCTCGTCCATGATGATGAGTTCTGGCTCGTGCAGCAGCGCAGCTATGAACTGGATCTTCTGCTGCATGCCCTTGGAGAGCTCTTCGGTCTTCTTGGGAATGGCCTCGGTGATCTCCATGCGCTCGCACCAGACGTGGGCGCGCTTGGAGGCGGTCGTCGCGTCCAGGCCGTGGAGCTGGCCGAGGAAGATGAGCTGGTCGATGACCTTCATCTTCTTGTAGAGGCCGCGTTCTTCGGGCAGATAGCCGACGCGATGCAGGTTCTTGCGGTCGAAGGGAGAGTCGAACAGTCGCACATTGCCGGAGTCCGGCACGGTGATGCCGATCATCATGCGGATTGAGGAGGTCTTTCCGGAGCCGTTGGGGCCGAGGAGGCCGAACATGCTGCCGGGCTCGATCTTGAAGGAGAGATTTTCGACCGCGATCTTGGTGTCGTAGGCTTTACGGACTTGCTGGAGTTCGACGATGGCCATGGGTTCTCGAATGGAGTAGTAAGGCCAGTTTAGCAGGGGCGGTTTGGGGGCGATTCGGAGACCGAGTCCCTTCGGCGTCAATAGCGGCGGGTAGATTCCCAGGGGGTGTGCACAGTTGGGGCGGAGACTAAGCTCTGGCCATTGCGGTGATGGAACGTAGAGGCCCCCTTGGCAGTTATCTCTTCAGGTACCCCAGTATTTCCCACCGAGATTTCGCTGCTACTCTACGTGGCATCTTCCTTCCTGAGTTGGCCCTTTTGAGTTCCGAAAAAATATTCCGCCTTCATGGACTGGACGCGTTGCGCGCGCTTGCGATTGTGTCTGTCATGATCTTCCATCTTCAAACTTCTCTTCCAAACGCTCTCCAGGTGATAGGGAACATCGGATGGATGGGAGTCGACCTTTTTTTCGTTCTGAGCGGGTTTCTGATTGGGTCCCAGTTGCTTAGACCGTTTGCCGCAGGGAGGAAGCTTGACGTTACGGCCTTCTACATCCGAAGAGCGTACCGAATTCTCCCGGCCTATCTGGCTGTGCTCCTGCTTTATTTCGCAGTGCCTGGATGGCGCGAAAGGCCTGGGCTAGCGGCTCCGTGGAAATTCGTGACCTTTACGGCCAACCTGGTGATGAACTATCCGGAGGAGATGGCTTTTTCGCATAGCTGGTCACTGTGCATCGAGGAGCATTTTTATCTGCTGCTTCCGTGTTTCGTCATCTGGCAGATGCGCAGACCGGCGGTGTGGAAGACGACGGTTCTGGTTGCGTCTGTGATTCTCGGCGGCATATTCCTTCGTGGGTGGGAGTTGTTCCATGTTGTCCGTGCGCCGGGTTTAGCTGACGAGGAGTCCTGGGCCCTGTTGATGAAGAGAATTTATTATCCGACTTACTGCAGGCTGGACGGGCTGGTGTGTGGAATCGTCCTCGCAAGCATCCTAACGTTTCGTCCGGCATGGTGGGCGAAGGTGTCCCATCGAGGCAACGCACTGTTTGCAATGGGAATGATGATCTTTGGCGCGGGGATATGGCTCTTCAAGGGGAAATATCCTTCCTTCGAAACGCCAGGCGGCATTCTCTATGGCTTCCCACTTGTTTCAATCGGATTCGCTTTTCTCGTATCTGCGGCTGTCGCCAGTAATGGACTGCTCCGATCGCGCATACCTGGAGCACGAACGCTCGCGACTCTCGCTTTCAGCCTCTACCTTACGCACAAAGAAGTCGCTCACGTTGATCGCAGGATTTTTCCATGGCTAGAGGGGAATACAGGATGGCTAGCTGCCGGCGTGTATGCCGTAACCTGCCTGGCTTTCGCAGGATCGCTCTACCTCTGTGTTGAACGACCGTTCCTACTGCTGCGTGATCGTCACATGGAACGCGAGCGCTCTCGTGAAGTGAGCGTTGGTGTGCGACTGGATCCGGCTTCGTAGAACAGCACGGAGACCGTATAGCTTTTCAACTGGCGATTTATTTCCCAGGCAGCTATTCAAGTTGCTTGTACATCGTCATGAAGTCGAAGTTGTTCCACGATTCGACGATCTTGCCGTCCTTCAAACGCACCATTGACATTCCCCGAAACTTTACCGGCTTGCCGGTGGGAGGCTTTCCCAACCCCTCGCCACTGTGGATGCCCGTCACGAGGCAGCGCGCCACTGTCTTATCACCCTCGGTCACGGTATCTTCCACCTTAATATGGATATCGGAGAACGCAGCGCGGAAGCTCTTGTAGAACTCCTTGAAGGCCGCCCTGTCGCCTACTTCCTTGCCGTCCGAAGACACCAGCCCGTTGCCTGTACTGTCAGGATGCGACATTTCGTCGATGGCCTCTTCGCGACCCTTATTCCATACTTCTTCGAACCAACGCTCCAGAAATGACATACGATCTCTCCGATCAGAATGGATTTTTGCTTGGGAGCCGGAACTGCGTTTGTAGAAGTGTAGGCATTATAGGGCTGGCCTTGGTCGACGAGCGGGATATTTCCGGATGTTGGTAGCATCGGTCTGTGCTGGAACTTTCTACACCAATCAAATTTGTAAAGCGCGTGGGGGAGCGCGTTGCCGAGGCCCTGGCCAAACGGGGCGTCGAGACCGTCGAGGACCTGCTGTACCACCTGCCGTTCCGGTACGAGGACAGGCTGAATCCTCTGCCGATCAGTGCACTGAAGGCAGGGACGATGGCCTCGATCATCGGCGAGGTGCGGGGGAGCGTGCTGCTGCGAACGCGGTCGATGCCGCTGTTCGAGATGACGGTCGGGCAGGGTTTCGACACGGTAAAGTGCATCTGGTTTCACGGCAGCTATCTGAAGGACAAATTTCGCACCGGTCAGATGGTGGCGCTGTACGGCAAGCTCGAAGCCTCGCGATCGAGTACAGGCAAGTTCAAGATGATTCAGCCGCAGTTCGAGATTCTGCCGGAGGCCGGCTCTCCCGAGGCCGAGTTCGTGATGCTCGAGGTGGGGCGCATCGTGCCGGTGTATGAGTTTCTGGGCGGCACGACGGCATGGGGTGCGAAGCTGACCTCGCGCTGGCTGCGTCGGGTGGTGTGGGGTCTGCTGGAGGAATTGGCAGCAGATGAGACAGGTGTGCCGGAGATGCTACCACGGGCGCTGCGCGAGCGGTTGCGACTTCCCGGGCGCCTTGAGGCTCTGCGAGCTGTACATTTTCCAGAGGCAGGAACGCCGATGACGGAGTTGATGTCGGCGGCCACGCCCGGGCACAAGCGGCTGATTTTCGAAGAGCTGTTCTATCTGGAGCTGGGCCTCGAGTTGAAGCGACGGCGGATGCGGGAACGTGAGGGTACGGCGTTCGCGACGAATGTGAAGGTGCGCGAGGCTATCAAACAGGTGTTGCCGTTTCATCCGACTGAGGCGCAGAAGCGTGTGCTAGGTGAGATCGTAGCTGATATGCGTCGACCTCAGCCGATGCGGCGGCTGTTGCAGGGCGATGTCGGCTCTGGCAAAACAATCGTCGCAATGCAGGCGGCGCTGGTGGCGATTGAGAACGGTTATCAGGCTGCACTGATGGCTCCGACAGAGATTCTCGCAACGCAGCATTATCTGTCGGCTCGGAAGCTGCTCGGTGATGCAGTGTCGCCGCGTACAGGCAAGCAGTATCGCGTGACGCTGCTGACGGGCTCACTTGACGATGCAGGAAAGCGCGAGGCGCGGGGCAGAATCTATCGCGGAGAGACGGAGCTGGCGATTGGGACACACGCGTTGATCGAAGAGAAGGTCGACTTCGACAATCTCGGGTTGGTGATCGTCGATGAACAACATCGCTTTGGTGTGCAGCAGCGGTTCAAACTGATGAAGAAGCCGGGCGCGCTCGATCCGGATGTATTGGTGATGACCGCAACGCCGATTCCGCGAACGTTGGCGCTGACTCTATATGGAGACCTTGATGCCAGCGTGATCGATGAGTTGCCGCCAGGGCGGACGCCGATCATCACGCGCCGCACAACGGAAGAACGCGCCGAGGATGTGTGGGGCTTTGTGCGTAAGCAGGTCGAGGCGGGGCGGCAGGCTTACATCGTGTATCCGGTGATTGAGGGTACGAAAGATGATCAGCCGGAGCTGGACTTTGCGCGGGATGATGCGGAGATCGCAGAAGCCGAGGCGAAAGTTGCAACTCGTGATGCGAAGGCGACGAAGAGTGTAAAAGGCAAGGGCAAGGCAGCTAAAACGGAGAAGTTGTTTGCTCCGAAGAAGGCTCTTCGAGCTGCGACCGACATGTACGAGGAACTGCGAACGGGTGCGCTGGCTGGACTGCGTCTCGGACTACTGCATGGTCGGTTGAGTGCGGATGACAAGGAAGTCGTGATGCGTCGGTTTCAGCGAGGCGATATCGATGTGCTGATCGCAACCACCGTAATCGAAGTCGGAGTGGATGTGCCGAATGCGTCCGTGATGGTGATCGAACATGCGGAGCGATTCGGGCTGGCGCAGATGCATCAACTGCGCGGTCGTGTTGGCCGCGGTTCAGCAAAGAGCTACTGCATCCTGATGACCGCCGGTAAAGTGAGCGAGCAGGCCGAGGCTCGGCTGGACGCGATGGTCAGGACGCAGAATGGTTTCGAGTTGGCTGAGCTTGATCTGCAGCAGCGCGGGCCGGGAGAGTTTTTCGGCAC encodes:
- a CDS encoding ABC transporter ATP-binding protein, which gives rise to MAIVELQQVRKAYDTKIAVENLSFKIEPGSMFGLLGPNGSGKTSSIRMMIGITVPDSGNVRLFDSPFDRKNLHRVGYLPEERGLYKKMKVIDQLIFLGQLHGLDATTASKRAHVWCERMEITEAIPKKTEELSKGMQQKIQFIAALLHEPELIIMDEPFSGLDPVNATLLMDTLVDLRKQGRSVLFSTHRMDQVEKLCDAICLIHNGRLVLSGGMREIKSRYPANRVQMVFSGDASFLNHPAIESAKNYNGMAEIKLHDGADAQSLLAEAVTKARITRFEVMEPTLEEIFIETVGGKVDA
- a CDS encoding ester cyclase, yielding MSFLERWFEEVWNKGREEAIDEMSHPDSTGNGLVSSDGKEVGDRAAFKEFYKSFRAAFSDIHIKVEDTVTEGDKTVARCLVTGIHSGEGLGKPPTGKPVKFRGMSMVRLKDGKIVESWNNFDFMTMYKQLE
- the recG gene encoding ATP-dependent DNA helicase RecG; translated protein: MLELSTPIKFVKRVGERVAEALAKRGVETVEDLLYHLPFRYEDRLNPLPISALKAGTMASIIGEVRGSVLLRTRSMPLFEMTVGQGFDTVKCIWFHGSYLKDKFRTGQMVALYGKLEASRSSTGKFKMIQPQFEILPEAGSPEAEFVMLEVGRIVPVYEFLGGTTAWGAKLTSRWLRRVVWGLLEELAADETGVPEMLPRALRERLRLPGRLEALRAVHFPEAGTPMTELMSAATPGHKRLIFEELFYLELGLELKRRRMREREGTAFATNVKVREAIKQVLPFHPTEAQKRVLGEIVADMRRPQPMRRLLQGDVGSGKTIVAMQAALVAIENGYQAALMAPTEILATQHYLSARKLLGDAVSPRTGKQYRVTLLTGSLDDAGKREARGRIYRGETELAIGTHALIEEKVDFDNLGLVIVDEQHRFGVQQRFKLMKKPGALDPDVLVMTATPIPRTLALTLYGDLDASVIDELPPGRTPIITRRTTEERAEDVWGFVRKQVEAGRQAYIVYPVIEGTKDDQPELDFARDDAEIAEAEAKVATRDAKATKSVKGKGKAAKTEKLFAPKKALRAATDMYEELRTGALAGLRLGLLHGRLSADDKEVVMRRFQRGDIDVLIATTVIEVGVDVPNASVMVIEHAERFGLAQMHQLRGRVGRGSAKSYCILMTAGKVSEQAEARLDAMVRTQNGFELAELDLQQRGPGEFFGTRQAGMPEFRVANLMRDRAVLELAKIEAARFVQQPDPAMSRDELDAVWARLKQQWQRRYGLVEA
- a CDS encoding CPBP family intramembrane glutamic endopeptidase translates to MPESASATVFGASQTRIIRRDLVELGVAYALILSTIWTPNPTQRVLYWLAFAWILATSWARREGWKTLGLGATGLLQSLWVVAVALAGTGIAVFIASRMHTLHRLHGPTPLMVHMGGYLVWAVMQQFILQSYFLLRLMRLLPGKTLPIATAAIMFALAHLPNPVLTPITLIWGIVSCLLFLRYRNIYTLGLAHGILGLCVAVTMPNSLHHHMRVGSGYYRYRAHPYKVRMHFLDQGMLSSHPQSYPQ
- a CDS encoding acyltransferase family protein; this translates as MERRGPLGSYLFRYPSISHRDFAATLRGIFLPELALLSSEKIFRLHGLDALRALAIVSVMIFHLQTSLPNALQVIGNIGWMGVDLFFVLSGFLIGSQLLRPFAAGRKLDVTAFYIRRAYRILPAYLAVLLLYFAVPGWRERPGLAAPWKFVTFTANLVMNYPEEMAFSHSWSLCIEEHFYLLLPCFVIWQMRRPAVWKTTVLVASVILGGIFLRGWELFHVVRAPGLADEESWALLMKRIYYPTYCRLDGLVCGIVLASILTFRPAWWAKVSHRGNALFAMGMMIFGAGIWLFKGKYPSFETPGGILYGFPLVSIGFAFLVSAAVASNGLLRSRIPGARTLATLAFSLYLTHKEVAHVDRRIFPWLEGNTGWLAAGVYAVTCLAFAGSLYLCVERPFLLLRDRHMERERSREVSVGVRLDPAS
- a CDS encoding ABC transporter permease is translated as MHNVWLIAKREYLERVRTKAFLISTILIPVLMGGGIVGSIISGSKAKSTSHITIVSQDQQLATDLQAELQSGKDSRMTVDVISPGNDDTRKTLDAMLADKQIDGYLWITPAANPGERPNFSFTPRSAADISTKGVVSSALRTVLMRERLAHQGMVASDVESLMQPVQVDTTQAGKNADTVSSFVAIYVLFFLMYMVILLYGMNVARSIIEEKTSRVFEVLLATIKPEEMMAGKVIGVGSVGLTQVAVWLLTAVILTSSSIVGALAGGKVHVSLNPMQIIFFVVYFLLGYLLYSSIAAALGAMVNSEQELQQLNMILVMPLAGCMFALAPVITNPNGLVARVISFIPFCTPLIMYLRISLATPPAWEIALSIALMMVTIYAILWVASRIYRVGILMYGKKPNLPEILRWLKYS